One genomic region from Chlamydia poikilotherma encodes:
- a CDS encoding DUF502 domain-containing protein → MKKHFITGLVILLPLAITLAIVGMIMNFLTQPFVGLVSGFFERISFYSKHKALLKFVLQIILLFGLFFATVLLGFLARLMIFKSLLSIYDKVLHKIPIIKTVYKAAQQVMTTIFGSQSGSFKQVVMVPFPNAQTRCIGLVAGNAPNICSDDPEDPMITVFIPTTPNPTSGFLTLFKKSDIAFLDMKIEDAFKYIISCGVLTSESNTSCSPIAEALGQNPE, encoded by the coding sequence ATGAAAAAACACTTTATTACAGGCCTGGTTATCCTTCTCCCCCTAGCAATTACTCTTGCTATTGTCGGAATGATAATGAATTTTCTTACTCAGCCGTTTGTTGGCCTGGTTTCAGGATTTTTCGAACGTATCAGCTTTTATTCCAAACACAAAGCTCTACTGAAATTTGTCTTGCAGATCATCCTCTTGTTTGGATTATTCTTTGCTACAGTCCTTCTAGGATTTCTTGCACGTTTAATGATTTTCAAATCTTTGCTATCTATTTACGATAAAGTTCTTCACAAAATCCCTATCATAAAAACTGTCTATAAGGCTGCTCAACAAGTCATGACAACAATCTTCGGATCTCAATCCGGATCATTCAAACAAGTGGTTATGGTTCCCTTTCCTAATGCACAAACACGTTGTATTGGCCTCGTCGCAGGGAACGCACCAAATATTTGCTCTGATGATCCCGAAGATCCTATGATTACAGTATTTATTCCTACAACACCCAACCCTACTTCAGGTTTTCTTACTCTTTTTAAAAAATCTGATATTGCTTTCTTAGACATGAAAATTGAAGATGCTTTCAAATATATCATCTCTTGTGGTGTGCTTACCTCCGAATCC